One Companilactobacillus heilongjiangensis genomic window, AAGAAATTAGTTCAAAATGGTGAACTTTCAATGGGACAAGCTAGAACATTGCTCAGTTTGAAGGATAAAGATCAAATTGATAAACTTGCTAAACGTGCGGTCAGCGAAGATTTAACTGTTCGTCAATTGGAACAGTTAGCTACTGAATCAAAACATGACAGCAAGAAGAAAAAGAAAGTTGCTGAGAAGTCACCTTACATCAAAGCGACCGAAGAAAAATTGGTTGAACGTTTCGACACAGCCGTTGCGGTTAAAGAAACTCGTAGCGGTCATGGAAAACTGGAAATCGATTTTACGAATACGGAAGATTTAAACCGTATTTTAGACATATTAGGAATCCATTTAGATTAGAGGAATTGTATGTTTAAACTTGGAGATATTATCGTAATGAAAAAGCCCCATGCATGTGGGGAAAATCGCTGGGAAGTTATTCGCTTAGGTGCGGATATTAAAGTTAAATGCTTAGGTTGTGGACATATTGTTATGATTCCACGAGCTGAATTCAAGAAGAAATTCAAGAAAGTTTTAACTCAAGCTGACCAGGTCAAACCTGAAAATGAAGAACATTATTTGAAACAAAATCAATTAATGCCATCAAATTTTATTAAAAGAAATGAGGAATAACTAATGGCTCTAACTGCCGGAATCGTCGGACTACCCAATGTTGGTAAGTCAACTTTATTTAATGCTATTACAAAAGCTGGTGCAGAAATGGCCAACTATCCTTTCGCTACTATTGATCCTAACGTTGGAATGGTTGAAGTACCGGATAAACGTCTATCAAGAATCGACTCATTGATTCCTGCTAAAAAATTAATTCACACAACTTTCGAATTTACTGATATCGCTGGTATCGTTAAAGGTGCTAGTAAAGGTGAAGGACTTGGTAACAAGTTCTTGGAAAATATTCGTCAAGTTGATGCCATTATCCACGTTGTTCGTGCTTTTGATGACGATGATATTACTAGTGTTACAGGTACAGTTGACCCACTAGACGATATTGAAACAATTAATCTTGAACTTGGTTTAGCCGATCTTGACAGTGTCAACAAGCGTTATACACGTGTTGAAAAAGCTGCTAAGAGTGCTAAAGATAAAGAAGCTCAAGCTGAATTTGCTGTACTTGAAAAGATCAAACCAGTCCTTGAAGAAGGCGGCTCAGTTAGATCAATCGACTTTGATGAAGATGAAGAAAAAATCGTTAAAGGTTTGTTCTTGTTAACATCAAAACCTGTTTTGTACGTAGCTAACATTGCTGAAGATGACATGGCTGATCCAGAAGCTTCGAAGTATTACAAAGTCATTGAAGATTATGCTAAAAAGGAAAACGCTCAAGTTATCGGAGTTTCAGCTAAGACTGAAGAAGAAATTGCTGAATTGGATGATGACGAAAGAAAAGAATTCCTTGAAGCTGAAGGCGTTACAGAATCTGGTCTTGATAAGTTGATCAGAGCCAGTTACAAGCTATTAGGCCTAAGAACATTCTTTACCGCCGGTGGTAAGGAAACACGTGCTTGGACATTCCATGAAGGTATGAAAGCACCACAAGTTGCAGGTATTATTCACTCTGACTTTGAACGTGGATTCATTCGTGCTGAAGTTATGGCATACAGTGATCTAGACGAATTAGGTAGTGAAAAAGCTGTCAAAGAAGCCGGTAAATTACGTGTTGAAGGTAAGGATTACGAAGTTCAAGACGGTGATATCATCGAATTCCGCTTCAATGTCTAAATCAGGGGGAGTAAAATGGCTGAGGATTTAAGAGAAAAGAATAAACAAGCTGCTGAAAAGCAAAAAGTTGTTTCAGCAAAGAATGAGAAAAAAGAAGAAGTTAAGAGCGAAATCTACAGTGCCAACGCTGATGATTTGCGCAAAAAGTTGAGTAACAAGAATGCAGAATACATTTTTAAACTCAATAAATACTTGATGGACGATGGATTTAAGGAAGACGAAGCCAAGGCAGAAATTGACAAGTTGTTACCAGAAATCATCGAAAACCAAATTAAAGGTATCCCAGCAAACCAATTGTATGGACCTGTAACACAAAGAGCTCAATCCATAACTCATCCAGTTAAGAAACCTAAGAAGACACCATTCTGGGCTTCATGGCTAGATACTTCATTGTTGTTCTTTTCATTGTTTGGATTGCTATATGGGGTTGTCGCATTGACAGGAAACGGTTCTAAGAATGACCCTAACAGTCAAACAGGTATCATCACGTTGATTGTCTTATCAGCTATGTGGGGTGCTTTATTATCATGGTTCAACAACCAAATGAAGAAACCTAAATCTGAAAGACCAGGCTGGGGAATTACAATCGGCTACTTAGTAGTCGGAATGGTATTCATGTTTGTATTCCTAGCAGCAATGTCAGTAATACCAACAACAATCAACCCACCTCTAAATGCAATCGGCTACTTTATTGCAGCAATTGTAGCATTCGGTGGAAGATTCTTGTTCCGTTCAATGACAGGATATAAAGAGAGATCGTTCTTTTAGAAGAGAGTGGAGACAAGGGCGGTCAGCTCCCGAGCATTTTCGTTGTTTAGTGAATTGCACGCCGATTTTGCGGGCGATTTACTAAATAATGAAAAGCGGAAGGAGTTGCCCTGTCGGAACTCGTTTTAGAGCCACTGCATATATAAAAAAAACTAGAGTATAAAGAAATCCCAATCCGGGCTTCTAAATACTCTAGTTTTTTTAATCCCAAACATCTCCTTGACTGTAACGCAACGTCATAGTCTAAATTAATAACATAATCAACCAAAACCAAGGGAGATACGAGCAAATGAATAACGAACAAACAAATGAAATTATAACTTTAGAAAAAAACGCCCTAAACAAATGGTTCAAAGGCGATACATCAGGATATCTAAATCTCTGGTCACAGAAAAACTTTACATATTTTGATAGTTTTATGAATCACCGTGTCGATACATATGCAGAGATTAAAAAGTTTGTTCTCGGAAACGTTGAAGGTAAACTATTCGCCGATACATACGATTTCAGAGATCCACGAGTACAACTAAACAGCGATACAGCCATTTTGACTTACCAATTATTTGCCGAGACATCATTGAACGATATGCGTTACAACTGTATTGAAATTTACCAACGTGAAGGCGACGACTGGAAAGTGGTTCATTCAACATGGTCAATCATCCGACCAATGGACGTGAATTTCGATGCTAAAAAACCTTTAGTCTAATTATTTTCGAAAATTACGTAATATCTCGATACCCTTACGCTGATATTTATTAGGGATGAAACTCTTCCGCATAGCAATTTGAGAATAAGAATACATACGATGTTCATGATTGATATGAATAATTGAAATTCCAGGGATATTTTTAATCCGATTTTCCGGCACAAAAGCAGCACCCATACCACGTTGGACCAAGCTAATCATCAATTCCATGGTCGTAGAATTATAAATAATATTGGGTTGAAAATCCTCTTTATGACAAGTTTCCAATAGTGCCTCAGTCGTTAAATAGCCACGCGAACGGGCAATAAAATTGAACTCTCTCAAAGTAGAAATCGGAATATTATCCAGTCCAGCCAAAGGGTCGTCCGATTTAACTATGACAACAAATTCGGTAGTTTCCAGCGTTCGTAGATAGTATTTGGGGTCGTTAAAAGGGACGTTCCAAGAATAGACAGCGACATCAACTTTACCGTTAGAAAGATTTTTCAAAGCCGAAGAAGAGCGGACAAAAGTTGGATCAAGCATGGAAGAAATCCCCGCTTTATAAAATTCCACGACAATATCGGGCATGTAGAATCCACCAGCAATACCAGAGAAGGCAATCCGAATTTTCTTGTCGTTAGCGTGTTCGACATCGTGATTCAGACTCTTGATATCACTAATAATTTTTAAACCTTTTTGATAAAGAATAGTACCCGCAGCAGTAAGTTCAAGCTTACTTTTGCGGTTTTTTTGTGTAATCAGCGGGTCGTTGTACTTTTGAGCTAGACGCTTAATTGCCGAAGAAATCGTTGGCTGAGTAACTTCATAAAAAGTTGCAGTTTTAGTATAAGAACCCAATTCAATCAGTTTACAAAAATACATTAAATCTCTGTCATTCATGGTTTTCTCCTTTGGATTTTGAGGGATGCCGCCGGAGGTTGGAATTAATATAGCCGCTATGGGACCGGCTCGAGCCAAAGTGCGGTCTCGACCCTCGATTTTGAACTTCGCAAGGTACGCGAATTTCAAAAGTCGTCCTGTGGTGTAACGGCTAAAGCCGTAACGCCACTTTCACAGCAGGCTATATTAATTCCAACCTCCGGCTGGTTTATTTCATTGATTCTTTTGTATTTATTAGATGTTTAATATATCTCAATAATTAAAAGAATCATTTGTATATAAATCAGAATTCTACTTTGTACATTGCATATAAGTGTAAGAATCCTTGAACTGGCATGGAATTTATCTGAGGCAAACTCCATCTCTCGAAGCCGTCATCTGCACCCACACTTATAAATAATATTAATAAGTAGATTTTATTTTATTATAAGTTATGAGTTTCACAAATACAATTAGTCTAGTAATAACAAGGGATATCCATGATATAAAGGAGTATTTTATTCACAAAGATAAATTAGATATATAAGTAAATCAGGTTTATATTACAAATTATCAGTAGTAACTAAAAGATGGAAATTTGATATAGCCCTCAATGTAACAATTTATTTAAATAATCAGAATTCTTTATTGATTTTAAAAAATAAATTAGTCGGAAGGGAAGAGAATATTTACCCGCTGTGGGTGTGGCGTTATGGCTTTAGCCATTACACCACCGGGCGCGTTTGGAGACTTACCGGTCTTTGGTAAGGCTTCAAACCGAGGTTCGAGACCGTACTGTGGCTCGGGCCGGTCCGCATAGCAGGTGAATATTCTCTTCCCTGGAGACGGTCAACTTTCAACTTTTAGTTAGTAATTAAATAAATTAGGGGAGGTTATCGATATGAACTATCAAGATAATCTTAAATGGGATACAAAATATGATGTTGTAGTTATCGGATTCGGTGGTGCTGGAGCCACTGCAGCTAGATTTGCGGCTGATCAAGATGCCAAGGTATTGTTGATCGACGCCGCACCGGAAGGTAGCGAAGGTGGAAATACTCGCTATGCGGCTGGTGCTTTTGCCACAGCAGTTGATTTTGACAAAGCTAAGGATTATTACCTCCAAAGTTTTGCGCCATTCGACCACGACGAAGATACTTTGAATAACTTTGTTAAAGAAATCATGCAATTGCCTGGTTATGCTGAAAAGTATTTTGGCAAAGAACCTCACAAGTCAGGAATGCACAAACGTAGCGAATATTACGAATTCAAAAATTCTGACGGCATGGTTCACCAGTCAATGACCACACTTTATGACGGTAGTTTTTGGAAGTTATTGCACCAAGGTGTTTATGACCGATTGGATAATATTGACGTTTGGTATGAATCGCCAGCTGAACATTTGATTCAAGATCCTAAGACGCAAACAATTTTGGGTGTCCAAGTTAATCACAAAGGAACACTCAGAAATATCGCTGCTAAAAATGGTGTCGTGATGAGTTCTGGTGGTTATGAAAATAATCCAGAAATGGTTCAAAACTTCTTGGGCCGCGGTTCATTAGCTCCAATCGGAACACTTTATAACAAAGGTAAAGGTGTTGATTTAGCCGTTGAAGCGGGCGCCCGTCTCTGGCATATGTCGAACTTTGATTCCCACGCTTTCTCACTCAATGAAGGTAAGGAACACGAACAATTTGCTTACATGATTCAATGGAAATCACTTTTCACAGGTAGTGTCTTTATTGCCGGCGATGATGGTACAAGATATTTGAATGAACAATGTGAAGACCGCCACGGTTACCAATATAATCACGGTGATTATGTAATGTTGCCTAACCAAAATCACCCTCATATCGTGATGGATCAAGCAGAATATGAACAACTTCAAAATGATGAATCACCTAAAGCTGGTCAAGTTAAGAAAGTTATTACGCATGCAATTAAGGCTGATACATTGGCTGAATTAGCTGATAAAATTAACGCTCCAAGATTGGAACAATCCGTAACTGATTTCAATTTCTTCGTTGACCAAGGTCGTGATTATGTCGCTGACCGTCCCGCTGATACAATGAGAAAATTTGCTAAAGGACCATTTTATGCAATCGCCATTCGTCATAATATTTTGCACACACATGGTGGCGCTAGAAGAAATAGCAACTGTGAAGTTTTGGATATGGAAGGTCAAGTTATTCCACATCTTTATGAAGCCGGTGAATTGGGAGATC contains:
- a CDS encoding DUF951 domain-containing protein, whose product is MFKLGDIIVMKKPHACGENRWEVIRLGADIKVKCLGCGHIVMIPRAEFKKKFKKVLTQADQVKPENEEHYLKQNQLMPSNFIKRNEE
- the ychF gene encoding redox-regulated ATPase YchF, producing MALTAGIVGLPNVGKSTLFNAITKAGAEMANYPFATIDPNVGMVEVPDKRLSRIDSLIPAKKLIHTTFEFTDIAGIVKGASKGEGLGNKFLENIRQVDAIIHVVRAFDDDDITSVTGTVDPLDDIETINLELGLADLDSVNKRYTRVEKAAKSAKDKEAQAEFAVLEKIKPVLEEGGSVRSIDFDEDEEKIVKGLFLLTSKPVLYVANIAEDDMADPEASKYYKVIEDYAKKENAQVIGVSAKTEEEIAELDDDERKEFLEAEGVTESGLDKLIRASYKLLGLRTFFTAGGKETRAWTFHEGMKAPQVAGIIHSDFERGFIRAEVMAYSDLDELGSEKAVKEAGKLRVEGKDYEVQDGDIIEFRFNV
- a CDS encoding DUF1129 family protein gives rise to the protein MAEDLREKNKQAAEKQKVVSAKNEKKEEVKSEIYSANADDLRKKLSNKNAEYIFKLNKYLMDDGFKEDEAKAEIDKLLPEIIENQIKGIPANQLYGPVTQRAQSITHPVKKPKKTPFWASWLDTSLLFFSLFGLLYGVVALTGNGSKNDPNSQTGIITLIVLSAMWGALLSWFNNQMKKPKSERPGWGITIGYLVVGMVFMFVFLAAMSVIPTTINPPLNAIGYFIAAIVAFGGRFLFRSMTGYKERSFF
- a CDS encoding nuclear transport factor 2 family protein, whose product is MNNEQTNEIITLEKNALNKWFKGDTSGYLNLWSQKNFTYFDSFMNHRVDTYAEIKKFVLGNVEGKLFADTYDFRDPRVQLNSDTAILTYQLFAETSLNDMRYNCIEIYQREGDDWKVVHSTWSIIRPMDVNFDAKKPLV
- a CDS encoding LysR family transcriptional regulator, producing the protein MNDRDLMYFCKLIELGSYTKTATFYEVTQPTISSAIKRLAQKYNDPLITQKNRKSKLELTAAGTILYQKGLKIISDIKSLNHDVEHANDKKIRIAFSGIAGGFYMPDIVVEFYKAGISSMLDPTFVRSSSALKNLSNGKVDVAVYSWNVPFNDPKYYLRTLETTEFVVIVKSDDPLAGLDNIPISTLREFNFIARSRGYLTTEALLETCHKEDFQPNIIYNSTTMELMISLVQRGMGAAFVPENRIKNIPGISIIHINHEHRMYSYSQIAMRKSFIPNKYQRKGIEILRNFRK
- a CDS encoding FAD-binding protein, with the protein product MNYQDNLKWDTKYDVVVIGFGGAGATAARFAADQDAKVLLIDAAPEGSEGGNTRYAAGAFATAVDFDKAKDYYLQSFAPFDHDEDTLNNFVKEIMQLPGYAEKYFGKEPHKSGMHKRSEYYEFKNSDGMVHQSMTTLYDGSFWKLLHQGVYDRLDNIDVWYESPAEHLIQDPKTQTILGVQVNHKGTLRNIAAKNGVVMSSGGYENNPEMVQNFLGRGSLAPIGTLYNKGKGVDLAVEAGARLWHMSNFDSHAFSLNEGKEHEQFAYMIQWKSLFTGSVFIAGDDGTRYLNEQCEDRHGYQYNHGDYVMLPNQNHPHIVMDQAEYEQLQNDESPKAGQVKKVITHAIKADTLAELADKINAPRLEQSVTDFNFFVDQGRDYVADRPADTMRKFAKGPFYAIAIRHNILHTHGGARRNSNCEVLDMEGQVIPHLYEAGELGDPFATKYIGGSSVADLLVSGRLAGTNAAKAKDQAPEIDIITSASKAGEDLRSDAKQSSADFEAGDNQYIGIAEQGMGDLPIAVRVTVDGDKMTDIETLQQAETPDIGGKAIPVLRDEMLKQNTYDVDVVSGASATSKGFKNAVKKALDQKNK